A genomic stretch from Terriglobus sp. RCC_193 includes:
- a CDS encoding LemA family protein, translating into MAKTLEGNTTAGTNGGTMKKGLIGIIVLVVLVALVGMSYISARNSIAVKSNQVDAAFSAIDVDLQRRADLIPNLVASVKGYAKVETDVLAKIAEARSGLLQARTPDEKLAANDRLSVSLLPLTRMQEAYPDLKSNQQFMRLEDELSGTENRIAVTRKRYNDAILDYNNTIAVFPNSLWASIAGFKPKTTYYQADPGSKSAPKVDFGS; encoded by the coding sequence ATGGCAAAGACATTGGAAGGCAATACAACAGCAGGAACGAACGGGGGAACGATGAAGAAGGGACTGATTGGCATCATTGTGCTGGTGGTTCTGGTTGCGCTGGTGGGGATGAGCTACATCTCCGCACGCAACTCCATAGCAGTGAAGAGCAACCAGGTGGATGCGGCGTTCAGCGCCATTGACGTGGACTTGCAGCGCAGGGCAGACCTGATCCCGAACCTGGTGGCCAGCGTGAAGGGCTATGCCAAGGTGGAGACAGACGTCCTGGCCAAGATTGCCGAGGCTCGCAGCGGCCTGCTGCAGGCGCGCACGCCGGATGAGAAGCTGGCGGCGAACGATCGCCTGTCCGTTTCGCTGCTGCCGCTGACGCGCATGCAGGAGGCCTATCCGGACCTGAAGAGCAACCAGCAGTTCATGCGGCTGGAGGATGAACTGTCCGGTACAGAAAATCGCATTGCCGTAACGCGCAAGCGGTACAACGACGCGATTCTGGACTACAACAACACCATTGCGGTGTTCCCGAACAGTCTGTGGGCTTCCATTGCAGGATTCAAGCCGAAGACGACTTATTACCAGGCTGATCCGGGATCGAAATCTGCGCCGAAGGTGGATTTCGGCAGCTAG
- a CDS encoding S9 family peptidase has product MSNLLNAAPQDARPPIARRIPHPTHIHNTTLEDDYFWLREKDAPEVREYLQAENAYTEAVMASTKDLQKTLYDEMLSHIKETDTSVPYRDGSYFYYTHTVEGLQYPIYCRRAAASDQSYDANITEEVILDVNKLAEGQPFMSLGGLSVSPSGTLLAYTTDNSGFRQYTLHIRDLTTGNDLPDTAARVGSIAWAADSKTLFYSTEDEQTKRQDRVFRHTLGDAQPDDVQVFHEEDERFNVGVGRTRDRKYLFLESGSHTTSEYRFVDTTTPTAEFTLIAERINDQEYYPDHRDGFFYIRTNDAGKNFRLVVAPVSTPSRDHWQELLPEDKDVPLEDFDVFQNFAIVSETVLGLDRMRVFRYEGEKLAANPVTVAFPEPTYSAGLSVNRVFDADSFRYSYTSLVTPASVYEYNVNTNESTLLKQQEVPGGFDRTRYAAERIWATATDGVKIPVSLVYRRDTFHKNGTNPLYVYGYGSYGYALPVGFGSSRLSLLDRGIVMAYAHIRGGGDLGDTWHDAGKMMHKHNTFTDFIACTEHLLAQGYGADDKVIIEGGSAGGLLMGAVANLRPDLFRIVLSHVPFVDVMNTMLDASLPLTVGEYEEWGNPNEPEAFTYMRSYSPYDNLAAGSYPATLIKTSLNDSQVMYWEPAKFTAKLRTLKTNNEAPLLLHINMDAGHGGASGRYDYLKEIAMDYAFILRELAID; this is encoded by the coding sequence ATGAGCAACCTTCTGAACGCCGCACCGCAGGACGCCAGGCCCCCCATTGCCAGGCGCATACCGCACCCCACGCACATTCACAACACCACGCTGGAAGACGACTACTTCTGGCTCCGTGAAAAGGATGCGCCGGAAGTCCGCGAATATCTTCAAGCCGAAAATGCCTACACCGAAGCGGTGATGGCCTCCACGAAGGACTTGCAGAAGACGCTTTACGACGAGATGCTCTCGCACATCAAGGAAACTGACACCTCTGTTCCCTATCGCGACGGCAGTTACTTCTACTACACGCACACCGTCGAAGGCCTGCAGTATCCCATCTATTGCCGTCGCGCCGCAGCATCGGATCAGAGCTACGATGCGAACATCACAGAAGAAGTGATTCTCGACGTCAACAAGTTAGCCGAAGGCCAACCCTTCATGTCGCTCGGTGGACTTAGTGTCAGCCCTTCCGGCACCCTGCTCGCCTACACGACGGATAACAGTGGCTTTCGCCAGTACACACTGCACATCCGCGATCTCACCACTGGTAATGACCTGCCGGATACTGCGGCGCGCGTGGGTTCCATTGCATGGGCAGCCGACTCGAAGACACTTTTCTACAGCACAGAAGACGAACAGACCAAACGCCAGGATCGCGTCTTTCGACATACGCTCGGTGACGCGCAACCCGATGATGTGCAGGTCTTCCACGAAGAAGATGAACGTTTCAATGTTGGCGTCGGACGCACGCGCGACCGCAAGTATCTCTTCCTGGAATCCGGGTCACATACCACCAGCGAATATCGGTTCGTCGATACAACAACGCCGACAGCAGAATTCACGCTCATCGCGGAACGCATCAACGATCAGGAATACTATCCCGATCACCGCGATGGCTTCTTCTATATCCGCACCAATGACGCCGGGAAAAACTTCCGTCTGGTCGTAGCGCCGGTGTCTACACCATCGCGCGATCATTGGCAGGAACTACTGCCCGAAGACAAGGACGTCCCGCTGGAAGATTTCGATGTCTTCCAGAACTTTGCCATCGTATCGGAAACGGTTCTTGGCCTCGATCGCATGCGTGTCTTCCGCTATGAAGGCGAAAAACTTGCGGCCAATCCTGTGACGGTAGCCTTCCCCGAACCAACTTATTCTGCGGGCCTCAGCGTCAACCGTGTCTTCGACGCGGACAGCTTCCGCTATAGCTATACCTCACTTGTCACACCCGCATCGGTGTACGAATACAACGTCAACACCAACGAAAGTACGCTGCTGAAGCAACAGGAAGTGCCCGGCGGATTTGATCGCACACGTTACGCCGCGGAACGCATCTGGGCCACTGCAACCGATGGAGTGAAGATCCCCGTTTCGCTCGTCTATCGTCGCGATACCTTCCATAAAAACGGCACCAATCCACTGTATGTCTACGGCTATGGTTCGTACGGCTATGCACTGCCGGTGGGCTTCGGATCAAGCCGCCTGTCGCTGCTGGATCGCGGTATTGTGATGGCGTACGCACATATCCGTGGCGGCGGTGACCTGGGTGACACATGGCACGATGCTGGCAAGATGATGCACAAGCACAACACCTTCACCGACTTCATTGCATGCACGGAACATCTCCTCGCCCAGGGCTACGGTGCAGACGACAAGGTCATCATTGAAGGTGGCAGTGCGGGCGGCTTGTTAATGGGTGCAGTTGCCAATCTGCGTCCCGACCTCTTCCGCATTGTGCTTTCGCATGTCCCATTCGTCGACGTGATGAACACCATGCTGGATGCATCATTGCCGTTAACTGTCGGTGAATACGAAGAATGGGGCAATCCCAATGAACCCGAAGCCTTCACTTACATGCGCAGCTACTCACCCTATGACAATCTGGCAGCAGGTTCCTATCCTGCGACACTGATCAAAACCAGCCTGAACGATTCGCAGGTAATGTATTGGGAGCCGGCAAAATTCACGGCGAAACTGCGCACACTGAAGACCAACAACGAAGCCCCGCTGCTGCTCCACATCAACATGGATGCAGGTCATGGCGGAGCTTCGGGTCGTTATGACTATCTGAAAGAAATCGCTATGGATTACGCCTTCATCCTGCGCGAACTTGCCATCGACTAA
- a CDS encoding SCO family protein, which yields MKWFFRNAVFAVVLIAVWGLAGCRKSTEQLSTTTQSFTIKGTVLAVNQERGELTLQHEAIPGFMEAMTMPYKLERPEMAKEFHPGDIIRARLLTEKDSDGVYQHTRLNEIAILAQKHLDVTPTANYHVPAKGDAVPDFEMTDQDGKAFRFASLKGKAVLLTFIYTRCPIGDYCPKMSRNFQAIRSMMQNDAAVRDHVDFVSASFDPVFDTPSVLRTYGKNYVGSNDFSHWQFVRPKDDKTLKAMEQFFNVGATPESNGSLTHSLSTVLIDRDGHVAEWFPGNEWNPADVYAKMKALTAK from the coding sequence ATGAAGTGGTTTTTCCGGAATGCTGTATTTGCCGTTGTGCTGATCGCAGTTTGGGGTCTGGCGGGATGCCGTAAGTCGACGGAGCAGCTCAGCACTACGACGCAGTCCTTCACGATCAAAGGCACCGTGCTGGCCGTGAATCAGGAAAGAGGCGAACTGACGCTGCAGCATGAAGCTATTCCCGGCTTCATGGAAGCCATGACCATGCCATACAAGCTGGAACGGCCTGAGATGGCGAAGGAGTTTCATCCCGGCGATATCATCCGTGCGCGTCTGTTGACGGAGAAGGACTCCGACGGCGTGTATCAACACACGCGGCTGAATGAGATTGCCATCCTGGCGCAAAAGCATCTTGATGTCACTCCGACGGCGAATTATCACGTCCCCGCGAAAGGGGATGCGGTCCCTGATTTTGAAATGACGGATCAGGATGGGAAGGCATTCCGCTTCGCCTCACTGAAAGGTAAGGCGGTGTTGCTGACGTTCATCTATACGCGCTGCCCCATCGGCGATTACTGCCCGAAGATGAGTCGCAATTTTCAGGCGATTCGCAGCATGATGCAGAACGATGCCGCTGTACGCGACCATGTCGATTTTGTTTCGGCTTCGTTTGATCCTGTGTTTGATACACCGAGCGTGTTGCGTACCTATGGAAAGAACTATGTTGGCAGTAATGATTTTTCGCATTGGCAGTTTGTTCGTCCAAAGGATGACAAAACACTGAAGGCGATGGAACAGTTTTTCAATGTGGGTGCGACGCCGGAGAGCAACGGCAGCCTGACGCATTCACTTTCAACCGTGCTGATTGATCGCGATGGACACGTGGCAGAGTGGTTTCCGGGCAATGAATGGAACCCGGCCGATGTCTACGCAAAGATGAAAGCACTTACCGCGAAGTAA
- a CDS encoding YgcG family protein produces the protein MARRFLRYWGFVVAVALIGWVLPAVAESVKDMPMPTAYVNDYAGVLSDSTKSDLNDQLRALDTQAHAQMFIAVIHKIEGAASPAEFANDLLAKWKPGQKGQDRGVVLVLAVDDHKYQFEIGYGLEGILPDGKTGDIGRDMVPDLKAGNYNGALRTAVGEVSDVIARDAGVTLTTSQPLQTNRRKQRSSGSPISGILIFLAILFFIFLASRGGRGGGGGGRYGGGGGGGFLTGMILGNLLGGGRRGGWGGDDSGWGGGGGGGWGGGGGGFSGGGGGSSGGGGAGGSW, from the coding sequence ATGGCTAGACGCTTCCTGCGGTACTGGGGCTTTGTCGTTGCGGTTGCGCTGATCGGGTGGGTTCTCCCCGCAGTGGCGGAGTCCGTGAAAGACATGCCGATGCCCACGGCATATGTGAACGACTACGCGGGCGTTCTCAGTGATTCCACGAAATCTGACCTGAACGATCAACTGCGCGCGCTGGATACGCAGGCGCATGCGCAAATGTTTATTGCGGTCATTCACAAGATTGAAGGCGCTGCTTCTCCTGCGGAATTTGCGAATGATCTGCTGGCAAAGTGGAAGCCGGGACAGAAGGGGCAGGACCGGGGTGTCGTCCTGGTCCTTGCCGTGGATGACCACAAGTACCAGTTCGAGATCGGGTATGGGCTGGAAGGTATCTTGCCCGACGGCAAGACCGGCGACATTGGCCGCGATATGGTTCCTGACCTGAAGGCGGGGAACTATAACGGCGCGCTGCGTACGGCGGTTGGTGAAGTTTCGGATGTGATTGCCAGGGATGCGGGCGTGACTCTTACCACCTCGCAGCCTCTACAGACGAATCGCCGCAAACAGCGCAGTTCCGGAAGCCCAATTTCCGGCATTCTTATCTTCCTGGCCATTTTGTTCTTCATCTTCCTGGCCTCACGCGGTGGCCGTGGCGGCGGCGGTGGGGGACGGTATGGCGGCGGCGGAGGCGGTGGCTTCCTGACGGGGATGATCCTGGGCAACCTGCTGGGTGGCGGCCGACGTGGCGGCTGGGGTGGTGATGACTCCGGTTGGGGCGGCGGTGGTGGCGGTGGCTGGGGTGGCGGCGGCGGCGGCTTCAGCGGCGGCGGTGGTGGCAGTTCTGGTGGAGGAGGCGCTGGCGGTAGCTGGTAA
- a CDS encoding Rieske (2Fe-2S) protein, which produces MAQWVRLCAAGDAPQPGTVGQFEAQGVDVCLANIGGELHALDNWCPHRHGPLGEGWVEGDRVVCPWHAWGFEVSTGNCPEEKGHVDVFPVRVDGEDVLVDLA; this is translated from the coding sequence ATGGCGCAGTGGGTTCGTTTGTGTGCGGCAGGAGATGCGCCGCAGCCGGGTACCGTGGGGCAGTTTGAAGCGCAGGGCGTGGATGTTTGCCTGGCAAATATTGGTGGGGAACTGCATGCCCTGGATAACTGGTGCCCGCATCGTCACGGACCTCTTGGAGAAGGCTGGGTGGAGGGGGATCGTGTGGTCTGTCCCTGGCATGCGTGGGGTTTTGAGGTGAGTACGGGGAATTGCCCGGAAGAAAAGGGCCATGTGGATGTGTTTCCCGTTCGAGTGGATGGGGAGGATGTGTTGGTCGATCTGGCTTAG
- a CDS encoding DUF4142 domain-containing protein: MTIRTIALSAALFACTIPAAFGQAFSDHDKSFLKDAAEANLAEIKTGELTVKTTKNPEIRTFAEKMITDHRALYNGMKPVAAKAGVTLPTSPSIGQDATYAKLKVLTGETYDKSYVKSMVSDHHEDLDKMKQENQATNNPDIKTLTEHASSVIAEHTKMIDGIAGKMGLQ; encoded by the coding sequence ATGACTATTCGTACGATTGCGCTTTCGGCAGCATTGTTTGCATGTACCATCCCAGCGGCTTTCGGACAGGCCTTCAGTGATCACGATAAGAGTTTTCTGAAAGATGCCGCAGAAGCGAATCTTGCTGAAATCAAGACTGGTGAACTGACCGTGAAGACAACGAAGAATCCAGAGATCAGGACATTTGCCGAGAAGATGATCACGGACCATCGGGCTCTGTACAACGGTATGAAGCCAGTGGCGGCCAAGGCCGGTGTAACTTTGCCAACTTCGCCGTCGATTGGCCAGGATGCAACGTATGCCAAGCTGAAGGTGCTTACGGGTGAGACCTACGACAAAAGCTATGTCAAGTCGATGGTGAGCGATCACCACGAAGACCTGGACAAGATGAAGCAGGAAAATCAGGCCACCAACAATCCGGATATCAAGACGCTGACAGAACATGCTTCTTCTGTGATTGCGGAGCATACAAAGATGATTGATGGCATTGCAGGCAAGATGGGACTGCAGTAA
- a CDS encoding ABC transporter ATP-binding protein, translating into MGSMGSLGGGRHLHNAERTTRNHSRTISAEMTKKKKLPPMKRVMPEVMKLVKPRLPLLIFSFCVLIINRVCGLVLPASTRFLIDNVMRQHEMSLLPKIVAAVAGATILQGITTYALTQMLSKEGQKLIAEMRVRVQAHIGKLPVKYYDANRSGALVARIMTDVEGVRNIIGTGLVDFVGALLTAGLSFLYLMRLSTGMTLLSFAILGMFGLVIFRAFKVIRPIFRERGAINAEVTGRLTESLGGVRVVKGYHAEAAEAKVFASGAERLLKNVISSLTAQSVMALTSQVMMGVVGALIMYLGARQVASGHLTTGGYVTYTMFLTFMVAPLMSMVNIGTQLTEALAGLDRTAEIMNERDEDASPQRSINLGPIIGDVIFQHVHFEYEPGKEVLHGITFEAQPGSVTALVGSSGSGKSTIISLVCAFHDATSGQVLVDGVDLSAVRLNSFRSQLGVVLQETFLFDGTIRENVKFSRPDATEEQFLAACRIARVDEFAENFAEGYETIVGERGVKLSGGQRQRLSIARAILADPRILILDEATSSLDSESEAMIQQGLNHLMQGRTTFVIAHRLSTIRNANQILVIEAGKIVERGTHAELYVLHGRYRELYDRQHGLEQNLFLAPGEEPVPVE; encoded by the coding sequence ATGGGTTCTATGGGATCGCTGGGAGGCGGAAGACATCTTCACAATGCGGAACGCACCACACGGAATCATTCTCGAACCATCTCTGCGGAGATGACAAAGAAAAAGAAGCTGCCTCCGATGAAGCGTGTGATGCCGGAGGTGATGAAGCTGGTAAAGCCGCGGCTTCCGCTGCTGATCTTCAGCTTTTGTGTTCTTATCATCAATCGTGTCTGCGGGTTGGTATTGCCGGCTTCCACGCGCTTTCTCATTGACAACGTCATGCGACAACATGAGATGTCGCTATTGCCAAAGATCGTTGCGGCCGTAGCAGGGGCTACGATCCTGCAGGGCATTACGACCTATGCGCTGACACAGATGCTGTCCAAGGAAGGGCAGAAGCTGATTGCAGAGATGCGCGTGCGGGTGCAGGCGCACATCGGCAAACTTCCTGTGAAGTATTACGATGCAAACCGCTCGGGAGCGCTGGTCGCGCGCATCATGACAGACGTGGAAGGTGTGCGCAACATCATCGGCACGGGGCTTGTGGATTTTGTCGGCGCGCTGCTGACGGCGGGGCTTTCCTTTCTTTACCTGATGCGGCTGTCGACCGGCATGACGTTGCTGAGCTTTGCCATTCTGGGCATGTTTGGATTGGTGATCTTCCGCGCATTTAAGGTAATTCGTCCGATCTTTCGCGAACGCGGCGCCATCAACGCAGAGGTGACGGGACGTCTTACAGAATCGCTGGGGGGCGTACGCGTGGTGAAGGGATATCACGCGGAAGCAGCCGAGGCGAAGGTGTTTGCGTCAGGTGCGGAACGTCTGCTGAAGAATGTGATCAGTTCGTTGACGGCGCAGTCGGTGATGGCTCTCACATCGCAGGTCATGATGGGCGTGGTTGGCGCGCTGATTATGTATCTGGGCGCGCGGCAGGTGGCTTCAGGCCACCTCACCACGGGCGGTTATGTTACGTACACCATGTTCCTGACGTTCATGGTGGCTCCGCTGATGAGCATGGTGAATATCGGCACGCAGCTTACGGAGGCGCTGGCGGGGCTTGATCGTACCGCCGAGATCATGAATGAACGCGATGAAGATGCATCGCCACAGCGGTCGATCAATCTTGGCCCCATCATCGGCGACGTGATTTTTCAGCATGTTCACTTTGAATATGAGCCCGGCAAGGAGGTGCTGCATGGCATCACCTTTGAAGCGCAACCCGGTTCTGTAACGGCATTAGTAGGATCGTCCGGCTCGGGCAAATCAACCATCATCTCGCTGGTCTGCGCGTTTCACGATGCGACATCGGGACAGGTGTTGGTGGACGGGGTGGACCTGTCCGCAGTGCGTTTGAATAGTTTCCGTTCGCAGTTGGGTGTGGTCTTGCAGGAGACGTTCCTCTTCGACGGTACGATTCGCGAGAATGTGAAATTCTCGCGGCCCGATGCCACGGAGGAACAGTTCTTAGCGGCTTGCCGCATCGCGCGCGTCGATGAGTTTGCTGAAAACTTTGCGGAAGGCTACGAAACGATTGTTGGCGAACGCGGCGTGAAGCTGTCGGGCGGTCAGCGGCAGCGTCTCTCCATTGCACGCGCCATCCTTGCCGATCCGCGCATTCTGATTCTGGATGAAGCGACAAGCTCACTGGATTCCGAGAGCGAAGCGATGATTCAGCAGGGACTGAACCATCTGATGCAGGGCCGCACGACGTTTGTCATTGCACATCGTCTCAGTACGATTCGCAATGCGAATCAGATTCTTGTTATCGAAGCGGGAAAGATTGTAGAACGCGGCACGCACGCAGAGTTGTATGTGCTGCACGGGCGTTATCGCGAATTATATGATCGCCAGCATGGGCTGGAGCAGAACCTGTTTCTTGCGCCGGGAGAAGAGCCTGTGCCGGTAGAGTAA
- a CDS encoding sugar MFS transporter, whose amino-acid sequence MSALQAVPAGHTPEPSPFLFHAAMLLSGFGTVFLGPVLPALAASAHTTDSGSGLFFTAQFIGAFFGGITTSHRLFFCLVRGLSAATAGFLLLALCAGLHAGVFWDAAALVPLGFGVGQMLTSVNLLAAQRYQEQRSSALSLINFTWSLGAVTAPFLLGSILSSASLMTVLGVVTILFVVVLTWAAWSVRGGLLQEQQQTRHTESHLPRTAFLSFAAMLLLYGGVETCLSGWITTFGTRYGNATLRISTLGATALWIGITGGRALAPLLLKFLRERIFLIATLSAAMAMVALLSRSSGAASITLLSALLGLSLAAWFPLVLSSMLNRGASARETGIIIALSGIGAAILPLLLGVVSRSTGSLRTALAIPFTGLVLLILLAFFTRSSTQAKSV is encoded by the coding sequence ATGTCTGCATTACAGGCTGTGCCGGCCGGGCACACGCCGGAGCCTTCTCCATTCCTTTTTCACGCAGCCATGCTGCTCTCCGGATTCGGGACAGTCTTTCTCGGCCCTGTTCTTCCGGCTCTCGCCGCCAGCGCCCACACCACCGACTCTGGCAGCGGCCTCTTTTTTACAGCGCAGTTCATCGGGGCGTTCTTCGGCGGCATCACCACATCGCACCGCCTTTTCTTCTGTCTCGTTCGTGGATTATCCGCCGCCACCGCTGGCTTTCTGCTTCTCGCGCTTTGCGCCGGGCTGCATGCTGGCGTTTTCTGGGATGCGGCAGCGCTCGTTCCGCTTGGCTTTGGCGTAGGGCAGATGCTCACATCGGTGAACCTGCTGGCCGCACAGCGTTATCAGGAACAGCGAAGCTCTGCGCTGTCTCTTATCAATTTCACATGGAGCCTTGGCGCGGTCACCGCCCCTTTCCTTCTGGGAAGCATCCTGTCGTCTGCATCACTAATGACAGTTCTTGGCGTTGTTACGATCCTCTTCGTCGTCGTCCTTACATGGGCTGCGTGGTCTGTTCGCGGCGGTCTATTACAGGAGCAACAACAAACCCGGCACACCGAAAGCCATCTTCCCCGCACCGCATTCCTGTCCTTTGCAGCAATGCTTCTCCTCTACGGCGGCGTCGAGACATGCCTCAGCGGATGGATTACCACGTTTGGCACGCGCTACGGCAATGCCACACTGCGCATTAGCACATTGGGTGCAACGGCACTCTGGATCGGGATCACCGGCGGTCGAGCACTCGCACCCCTGCTGCTGAAGTTCCTTCGTGAGCGCATCTTCCTTATCGCCACACTGAGCGCGGCTATGGCCATGGTTGCGCTTTTGAGCCGTTCCAGCGGCGCAGCGTCCATCACGCTGCTGTCTGCTCTACTCGGGCTCTCCCTTGCCGCATGGTTCCCGCTTGTCCTCTCGTCCATGCTCAATCGCGGCGCTTCGGCTCGGGAAACAGGCATCATCATCGCCCTTTCCGGAATCGGTGCTGCCATTCTGCCTTTGCTGCTGGGCGTGGTTTCGCGCAGCACCGGATCGCTGCGCACCGCCCTCGCCATTCCTTTCACGGGACTGGTTCTGTTGATCCTGCTGGCGTTTTTTACCCGCTCTTCCACACAGGCAAAAAGCGTATAA